A stretch of Desulfovibrio sp. TomC DNA encodes these proteins:
- a CDS encoding type II toxin-antitoxin system HicB family antitoxin, whose amino-acid sequence MLRFPVVLTPDENGTIIAEVPDIPGTITFGQDEAEALDMALDAALTMLSAMMDDGEDIPSPSEPTAGQSWIELPPMAVVKLAVYQGMKDQGVSQLKMAARLHTDAKSVRRLLDLYHRSKWDHLEMALEALGYRVQVRVEPSPTYPGFFGGRGKERVWG is encoded by the coding sequence ATGCTGCGCTTCCCCGTGGTGCTGACCCCGGATGAGAACGGAACCATCATTGCCGAAGTGCCCGACATCCCCGGGACCATCACTTTCGGGCAGGACGAAGCCGAGGCCCTGGACATGGCGCTTGACGCAGCCCTGACCATGCTTTCCGCCATGATGGACGACGGCGAGGACATCCCCAGCCCGAGCGAACCCACGGCAGGACAAAGCTGGATCGAACTACCGCCCATGGCCGTGGTCAAGCTGGCCGTCTACCAGGGCATGAAAGATCAAGGCGTCTCACAACTCAAGATGGCCGCCCGGCTACACACCGACGCCAAGTCCGTGCGCCGTTTGCTGGACCTCTACCACCGCAGCAAGTGGGACCATCTGGAAATGGCGCTTGAAGCCCTCGGCTACCGCGTCCAGGTGCGCGTCGAGCCATCCCCGACCTACCCCGGCTTCTTTGGCGGCAGGGGCAAGGAACGTGTTTGGGGATGA
- a CDS encoding type II toxin-antitoxin system HicA family toxin — MKGRELLRRLVALGVVVEPARGKGGHCLLRHGGNKAPLPVHGDADISPVFIKMLCKQLGIDPKEL; from the coding sequence ATGAAGGGGCGCGAACTGTTGCGGCGGCTGGTCGCCCTCGGCGTGGTGGTCGAACCGGCCAGAGGTAAGGGCGGCCATTGCCTGCTTCGCCATGGCGGCAACAAGGCCCCGCTGCCTGTCCACGGTGACGCGGACATTAGCCCCGTCTTCATCAAGATGCTGTGCAAGCAGTTGGGCATTGACCCCAAGGAGCTTTAA